The genomic region TATCTCTAGTTTTTTATTTGGTGAACCAAATGAGCTAGATTTAAAATGGATGGTGCTGGAGTGTGACATGCTGAGAATTTTGCGAGGGGCAGAAGGGGATATGCTTTACCTACCCCACTCAAATTACAAGGTCAATTTCACCCAAAAAATTGCTATCACAAGGATTACATCTGGAGACCCCATTTTATTTTGTGCTACCTCTCTCATCTAATCTGCCCTTGGTATAAATTTTATAGTTGCAAGATTCCATTCTGGTATCGGAAGAGGGTTTTCCACCAACACCATCATACCAGAGTGCACTTTGGCTCTTAAACAAAGTGGTGGACTTGGTGAAAAATGTTGCCTCTCTAGCGCCTAAATATAAAGGTTATCTTCCCGCTTCTTCTTTCTAAAATATTAGGCTTTACTACCTCAAGGAATGCAATATTCCTAGTacatagtgcagttagtatagctgtgtttaaaaaaaaaagattggataagttcttggagaagtccatttcctgctattaattaagttgacttagaaaatagccactgctattactagcaacggtaacatggaatagacttagtttttgggtacttgccaggttcttatggcctggattggccactgttggaaacaggatgctgggcttgatggacccttggtctgacccagcatggcaggttcttatgttccatcAGAGCCCCCATGAGGTGATTCTAACCCACAGCTCTGTTGCAGTGGAGTCGCACCAAGACCTCTCCTCAGTCACCGTTTTAATCATGCGGGTCCTGGTTTAGTGTTCCTTGACCTCTGAGCTCTGAAAAGCTTCAGGAATACCTTCCGACCCCCAGAGCACTTGTCTCTGGAAGAGTTTTACTCCAGATCTTTGGACAAGTTGAGCAAAGCACTTGAGTTAATATACATAAGATCTTTGTGCAAAGGTCTTTAGTCTTCTTCAAATCTTAGAATCACTAGCAGAGCCAGCAGACTTTCCATCTGATATCCTGCAAGAATTACAAACAGGATTCTTCCACATTCTTATTTCCTATGTCCCATTTGCAAAGAGCTAGACCTTGAATATAATGTGCAAAAATCTCTGGTTTTTGAGTGTGCAACTTCCTCCTCATTCAGTCGTAGTAGAATCCATCTtttaaaagagcaaagaaaaccaGAATATTCTCAAATATtccaccagggaaagatcccagGCTCTATCTTTAATGCACATATTTCTGCTCATCGGTTCTTCTTAGTTCAATACACTATTGCATACAAAAACTAAATTCTCCTTCAGCCTAGTGAAGGGGCAATCTGCATACCCTCAACCACTCTTAGATGCTAAAGAATGTAGAAAGCTTATGAAAAACGTATGGCATACTAAATTTCCAGTTAGGAAACCACCTATTCCATGGGACTTAAATGGGATTCTGGAACAACTAAGAAGCCACCATTTGACCCACTGGAGTCTGAGTCTCTCGGGTTTTTAAAATGGCAAGTAATATTCCTTGTAGCAGTTACATCATCCAGAAGAGTTGGCAAGCTTCAGGCTTCCGTTTATTGTCCTTTACATGCAATTCTTTCACACTAGAGTAGTGCTCTGCACCCACTCAGTTTCTATCAAAAGTAGTGTATTTCCATATCAGTCAAACCATTTTACTGCTATTCTTTCCAAGGCCATACTCATGAAGGTGAAAAAACATTTATGCCTTGGCTtactattaaaaacaaaacaaaaaaacctctgtCTCATCATTGGGCCTTACAACTGTTTTATCATTTACAATCCTAACAGCCAAACATACATTGTCTGGCTAGCATACTTCATAACACACCTAGAAATTAGACACTATcaaagctcaccaagttagaaCCATAGCTGCATCAGTGGCTTCTTTGACATTTGCAAGGCTACAGCTTAGTCATCAGTACACACCTTTATATCTCATTACTGTCTAGTTAATCTTTCAAAGAGTGACAGTAAATCTGGCCAAGCAGTTTTGCGTAGCTTGTTTACCCAGTAGTGTACACTCCATggggtggagtctgggttgcTTACTCCGTAAATGCTCtcctgcaaccctcagcttgtgACTCCCAACATGTCCTGGCTAATTCAACTCTGCTTGTCGatgggggaaaaagcaagtttgcttaccataagtACTGATCTCTGAAGGCAGCAAGATGACTTAGCCATGCTAaatgcctgcctccctggagagtagaCTACCTGGTTATTAGAAttagctctaaaattgactgaAGAGGCTCGCGAGGCAATTCCTGCATGGGAATTCCCAAacgtgctcagtagagcaaaagctgtaCAAGCTTAGAGAAGGGTCCGTTCGGTGCTGCTGGATGACATCGCACACATCCATGACTCATTCATTCTCCTGTCTACGGagaacacagtttacggtaagcaaacttgctttcctcCTAAAGGTATTCTTTCTTGCTGGTATCTTTGCAGGTGGAAACCAGCGTGAGCTTGCTCGTCAGAAGAACATGAAGAAGAGCACAGATCATACCAAGGGGAAAAGGCAAGATGATGGGTTGTCTGCTGCTGCCCGCAAACAAAGGTGATTGGTCTCCTTTAGTTAAGATGTAAAGAGGCACCAGGGTTGCTAGAATGGCAAAGCAGGATTATTTTGAGGCATAATCTAAACTTTTTTTCTacattctgccttttttttttaaattgtaaaactTATTTTACTGTATGTTCCAGAGTAAGATGAAGTGATGGACCAGGCTGAAGTAGACAGCTCCAGTTCAGAAGCAGTCCCTGGTGTGGAGTCTGATACTTGTAAATTCAAATCCCTGAATTCCCTAGTTAGGAAAATAGTTTCTAATGTTTCAGTGGTGGTTCACGCTTTACATATTTTTAGTGTGTTTTATGAAAGTTTAACTAGTTTGGTTTTTCCATCTGTACAGTCAGGTGCTAGCTGCTCCAGTAGCATGTGCTGCAGCTGTAGATAGGAACAAACCAATAACACGAACATCTGGAGTTATTTTAGGCACAATGTAGAAAGGGTATGGAGCAGGACAGTTGTTGAGATTCTCTGTATACTGTTATTGATGAACATCTCACTTGTGGCCCACAATAAAGCTTTGTTTACAACCAAACGGAGCAACCATCCACAGAAAGCAGAGGAACACTACAATAGAGCAGCTAACTAGGTAGCCTGTCTTCTCTGTCTACAAGCACGCATGAATTGGCCATTGCATGTAGGTCGATAGCTGTCAGATAAGAAAAGttgtttttgggtggggggagaggggttccTCCACTGGGCATCTGCTGTTATTCCTTCCTGCCTCCTCATGAGCCCTCTCTTGGTCCAAGCTACTGCATGGGCATCTTCCCAGTCTCTAAGATTTGTTTAGGCTGTTCTTTGCCTCATTCTGCCTCGTTGCAACCTTTTTGAGTTTTGCTGATGTCTAGGCAGCACCTCAGTAGAACTTttttcctaaagaaaaaaaaaccaacccacttGAAGTTGCCATCTACCTTATTACCCTCACCTGTGTCACCTACTGTCATCTAGAGACTCATCACATCTGAGCTGACATCGTGGCATCAGGGCTGCCCTGTAAGAACTGAGCCCCGTGACTGGGAGTAGGAAGTGCTTTCAGGAAATTGGTATCTGCCTTATTGCATTCACCAGTGTTGCCTGCAGTAGTACAGAGAATCAGTGCGTCGGCTCTGACATCAAGGAGTTCCTGGGCTACCCTTAAGCACTGTGGCATGCAGCCACTGTGTGCTGAAGCCATATGGCAAAGGAACATGCCCCTTGAAACAGGTTCCCAAGGCACTGGCTGGGTTCGTCAGCCAATTTGGGAATGGGGGAAAAGAGGAGAGGAACTTAGTTTATTCCCCTCCTTTGACTCAACCAACAACTGAGGTCTTTATGTCTCTGCCAAATAATTCAGGGCAAAAAGAGCTTGGTTTTACAGCAGCCACTCAGGACGAGGCTTCAGTCTCCTTGAGCCCTGAATGCTGCGAGTCTCTCAGAATAGGTGGGGAGCACTCTGCAGGATCTGTGGGCTTTGGTATGGTGATCAATCCTCAGCCAGTAGTTGGGAAGATTTCTGTTTTGGTGGAGCTGTCTGAGAGATCAGAGAATGGGACAGATCTTGCTAGGGGCCCAAGGAATCATCTGTTCTGTCCCAATGGGTTTTCCATCCAGGATTACTTTGGACAACCATTATGGTATTTGAAAGGTCTTTGCCTGCCAAAATgaatgttttgcttttatttaataAACTGCCTTTTCAAGTGGGTTCTCATTCTGTTAAGATCAGTGAACAAGATCATCAACTTGGAGAGTTAGTTAATGAAGTAGATTGTAATTCTAATGTTGACACATTAAGGATAATTTTATTATCCATCATAAATTAGAGAATATGGAAAACCAGGCCAGAAGATTTAATTTTAaggttttttaattttccaaagacATCCTTTATGTTCTTGTGATATGCTAAGGAAGTTTTATTTGGAATTTTTAAATGTTCCTGCTGAATCTTTCTCCCTGTGGTTAAAGCTTTCTATATTTATTCCAATGAAGGCAGAATCCATGGATAAGCTTCCTGATTCTGCCTGAAAATTTGAAATTGATTGCTGTATTACAGGGTTCTCAGCTGAAGGTGGAGAGTAGGGCTGCCTTAGAATTAGACAAGAATTGGACTCTTAAAGTTTTTCCGGGCTAGGATTTATATTTCTAGGTCATAAGATCTCTGTTTTTCCTAATGTAGCCAAGGCTTCTCACCAGAGAAGGAGGTTGTATTTGTCTAAGAAAGAGATAAGATTTTGGGTTTGGGGTCAACTTTTCAAGTCCAGTTTCTGTGTAAATGTTAAGATAAATTAGGGGctgcaaattttcttttttacaatCTTGCTCAACTTGAGGCTTTTTTGCAGAATAGTTCCATTCTATAGATTTAGTCCAGTAGATTAATCCATGCGCTATGTAATTtatgtgcaatattttttttcctttattcagTTAATGGTTCCCCCCATATTGTAGACTGATAATGAAGGTGTGGGTTTTTGTTtccttattttaaatgtttttctttatggTACAGAATCTCCATGCTGTTTTGAATGTTAAGTGTTATTGATCTGTATATtttgaaaatctaataaatacaaaaatgagGACAAGACTGGTCAGCAGTTTTAAGGCCTGCGTTTGGGGGTGCCAGATACATTCCGTTTACTATCGCAGCCTGGACCCAGATCATGATACTGGCTACCTGTTACAGTTGTGGTAGGAAGTCCCCAAGGGTGCAACTGGAAAATGGAAGCCCTGCAGAAGGTAGTCTGGCAAGAGCCTGAGTTTCTGTACAAGGAAGAGCAGCAGAACTACTTCATCTCATGGAGTGGGGCATTGATGAAGTCAAGGCAGAAtttttctccccctttcccaCAAATATGCTGCAAATAAGAAACTtagacaatttttaaagccaAACCAGGATTGCTTCTGCTAAGAATACAGAAGCTATATTTCTGTGACTGGTCCAGTGGCAGTGCTATATGCACAACCATCTAGGCAGGTtgatcatgtcaaatcttcagtTCCCTCGGTCATctgaggcagtgttcacagcttcTGGGGAGAAAGGGGGCTTGGAGGGTGAAGAACTATGGTCGGTGTTTGAACTGCCACCCAGCAACCAGATTCAGGCCCCAAGATTGCAAATTTCCAGAAGGATCACTGGTACATGGCTCCTGGGCAAGAGTGTTGCTATAAGCAAACGTCTCTGGCTCAGGCCTTAGGTGGATCATTGCTGGACTGAAATGATGCCCATATATTTGCTATCTTTTGTTTGAAAAATAGAGCAATATTTTCACTTTTGGAACTAATAAAGGTTTTGTATCACTGCCTCTTGTTGGTGTATTCCTTTAGTGCACTGTACAAACCAACTCTTCAGCACTATTTCCTGCTTGTGTAATTCTTTGAATAATACTCTTTCTTAGTATGAATAATTGCTGCTCATTAGTGCTTCAGTGAGCATCTGTAGGATTCTAGGTCAGATGACGCTTTAGACCTATGCCAACAATACTCAGCTTTAGCCATTCCAGAGCAATTGCATAATGCAGGAGTGTACCAAGAAATACAGGATTCTAAGGGGCAACTTTATCAATATTATGAAGTGTCCTATTGCAGTCTGTCATAGCCGTAATTTCTAGAGCAAAGCAGCACCCTGAAATTTGTCgtttttttgctttcttcctaCTTGGTATCATGAtgtttctcagcattcagacaggttaactgaccagtggattatgcacctttACTAgtagatggagcaaagctgatgtcgtcgtcgtgtgtgtgtatatatatatatgtatgtattatatCCCTGCTCtgacattagcctgccagtattcaatctccagcagatggacgcACATCTCCCTACTTGGGGCTTGCTagttttctttataaaaaaaaaaaaagggggggggaggagtgatcATGCACCACGTCTTCTGAGGTGATACCTTGTAGTCCCTCcctctgtcaagttcttctaatGTGATATCTGGTGATCCCACCCATAGTTGAGTACCTCTGTCGTATAGCCAATTGTCTGGCGTGGGCTTAGCTTCCAGGAGAATatcagctgagaggctagcaggtgcaggaagctgagctcCGCGGTGAAGGcattagccctctccccctgcagccagagactgactctgtactcagccgggacgggctgagctcagggaaagggtttttttgtttgtttttggtttttaagTAAGGAGAGAGACTTggggattcctctcccctcttctGTTTCTGATCTATGAGCCTTGGCGTGCCGATCCCATGTGCATTCCCGTCTCCATGGGGGACTTGGAGTTGTGTGGTGGGTTGAGCGGCCCTTTGGACTATGCCCCACTCTCCGGCTTTGCTGGGATGCTGTGTGATAAGCTGCGGTGGCAGCGTTCATGCGCTTTCTTCTGCGCAAGTCTCCTGCGAAAGTATTGCTTGATGTCTGTTCATGTCTACGTGTCCAGGTTGAGCGTCCATCTGGACACTGTAGTTGGGTGTCTGGGTGTCCTCAGTTACATGCGAGATCCAAGTAGTAGGAATGGCTGAGGGGCAAGCTTCTGTATGACTGACCCAGAAGGCCgaggtatgcagatctgcagagacTCTTGTCATGTCATTGTCTGACTCTCCTCTCTGGTTACTGGTCCAAAGTGATCTGTTTTGACAGGGGCCTATTCTTCATGAAAATCTGACTTGATTTTCTTATGGtatggccattgaaagggcttggttgctgaagcatggatattccactgctgtgatttccactttgctttgaGCCTGGAAGTTCTCCATTTCCCTAGTCTATGtttgggtttggcgagtgtttgagacTTGGTATGAGGAATGAGGGGTTCAtcctcattcggttaagatcctgctcattttggacttcttgcaggatgggttgattaagggcttgtaccttcaaggaattaagggccaggtggtggctcttgcctgtttctgcgGTCGGGTGAATGATCTTTTCagcccatccagatgtggccctgTTCTTGATgggggtgaagcatcttcgtccttCTTTGTGGTTGCTGATGCCTTTGTGGAGCCTTAATCTGGATTTTCTGGCAGGTCTCACCTTTTGACTTCTGCGaagcctttccttgaggttacttacctTGAAGATGGTTTTTCTTGTGACAATCTGTTCTGTGCGTAGAGTTTCTGAACTGCAATCTCCTCCTTGCCGGTAAAGTGGTTTcggactttcacttgaatcaatcgatTTCCTGCCTatgctggacagggagagagatgtggatgaatattgtCTGTTGTGGATCTTGGATGTCACTTAACATcctcttgaggtatttggaggtttctagacCTCTTAGGAAGACTAACCAGCTATTTGTACTCCATGGTGGGCGTAAACAGGGAGAGCCGGTGCCACGGGCTACAATAGCCAGCTAGACCTAAGGAGGTTATCATGGCCcccgtatgtggatgctgagtagCCGTtacctaaacaggttagggctcattccactagggcttggggagtgtcatgggcggagcttTGATTGCCTCCTGTCTAAATTTGCTAAGCAGAGACttggtcttccttacacacttttttttccccaattattactgtctggatgtgcaggccctggAGGACAAAGCCTTCACTTGTTCTGTGTTGCACTGTGGGCATCCTCCCATCCTCTTTGGGAATAGCTTGGCTACTGTTATGATGGCaacaccgaatgacggtatatcaAACCCAACAAATAAAGTACATCCCATTGGTCGTGGATTAGCCTGTGTGAATgctgagaaatgagaaattactacttacctgatttccttttctctagtgaagacaggttaatccaccttcccgcccttggctacTGGTTTGTGGTTCTATTGTCCTCCCGAGTGACTGCGTTTCCAGGGATAACTGGTAAGTGTCAGTTTCAatccctagattagtgatgttacacttttgtctgagctcaatgtTTGGCTGAGTGCTTGAGTTGGTTGTCTGTTACTGGTTATAATCAAGTATTGGTTAAGTTTGtccagttggcttttgcagagaatactggcgaactgatgtcagagcaggggtatatatactgtgatgtcagctttgctctatgtccatctgctggtagaggtgcataactgatcttggattaacctgtcttcactagagaaaagtaaattatcagttaagtagtaatttctcaatactaagtagaaggagctacagaaaagcagtttttaagttgagcccttgatgtgTGGGAAATCTTTATGCCTGCTCCAGTGTGCCTTGGATGCATgaggattttttttgcattgcggggtaatagctaatagcctcatttataATAGCCACACCTTGGACATATgctttggatgcgctgatccccttattgctcGTTAAGATGTGTGCTAGGCTAGGCGCACTTTACTTCATCGGCCCCATGTAAGAGGCACAGATGGGTCAGAAAACTGCTTGAATTAGGGAAAGTTTGAAATTCATTACCTGTAATTGTACCATTGAGGCTTCAGACCATGGTAGTGTTACTCAAATTTTAAAGCTTTTATGTTAACGGTCTGTTAACAGCATGCTGTGTTCCTcttaagttagcatggggcacatttaaaactaatcggagaaagttctttttcactcaatgcacaattaaactctggaatttgttgccagagaatgtggttcgtgcagttactatagctgtgtttaaaaaaggattggataagttcttggaggagaagtccattacctgctattaagttcatttagagaatagccactgctattactagcaacagtaacgtggaatagacttagtgtttgggtacttgccaggttcttgtggcctggattggccactgttggaaacaggatgctgggtttgatggacccttggtctgacccagtatggcatgttcttaatataACCACCACCTAGATTGCTGTTTACATTTTTTCAGCCAAAAAGGCATGATCAGTTTatactttgggtttttttcctgtcCAATAAGACAGAAGTGCCAGTTTTATGCAATTTAAAATTCAGATTTATTGAAGAGGTGTAAGGCAAGGAGTAAGAACATCCGAAGCTCTGCTGgtttatcttcaaaggatattctACGTACAAAGAACCAAAAGCTGGGCTTGCCCTGCTTTACTATTTCTGTTGGGAATTAGGTTAATAAATGGAGTCTGAAtggacattttttcttttttatacacAGGGATGCTGAGATCATGCAGCAAAAACAGAAAAAGGCCTTGGAGAAGAAAAGTGAACCAAATTAGCCTTGGGAGTCCCATGATTGGAGGCAGAAAACCAAGAGCAGCCCTCCCATTTCACaataaggaaacaaaataaacGGTTTAGTTTGTCCCCAATGGCAAAACTTGTGTGATTTTAATGGGGcgtttttctttttgtctggaCCCTGCTTGGTTGGAGACTTCTGTACTTTACCTTTTCAGTTAGATACAATAAGTCTGTAGTGAAGCTAGGATGTTTTCCCTTTTGTAtgtatatattataaatattCTTACTTCCCCCCTTCCTGCCCTT from Rhinatrema bivittatum chromosome 13, aRhiBiv1.1, whole genome shotgun sequence harbors:
- the SERF2 gene encoding small EDRK-rich factor 2 is translated as MTRGNQRELARQKNMKKSTDHTKGKRQDDGLSAAARKQRDAEIMQQKQKKALEKKSEPN